In the Scomber japonicus isolate fScoJap1 chromosome 18, fScoJap1.pri, whole genome shotgun sequence genome, one interval contains:
- the LOC128378386 gene encoding cytochrome c oxidase assembly factor 3 homolog, mitochondrial translates to MAEKGQTGSSKSTLTAAEKQLYRSRQELNHMKQHAARIRSRNLMTGLAIGAFVVGMFSYTVLSVKQERVIDELDDEARIHITRGPRTGANS, encoded by the exons ATGGCGGAGAAAGGACAAACAGGGTCTTCTAAATCAACATTAACAgctgcagagaaacagctgtACCGCAGCAGGCAGGAGCTCAACCACATGAAGCAACATGCGGCTAGGATCCGCAGCAGAAACCTGATGACCGGCCTGGCGATAGGAGCGTTTGTGGTCGGCATGT TTAGCTACACCGTCCTATCCGTCAAACAGGAGAGGGTTATAGACGAGCTGGATGATGAAGCCAGGATCCACATCACCAGAGGGCCACGGACCGGAGCCAACTCCTGA
- the LOC128378715 gene encoding NACHT, LRR and PYD domains-containing protein 12-like, whose translation MATPTELLGTLEYLADGEFKKFKWFLQQADVLEGFPAIQRSQLENADRLDTVDQIIDTYNKNAVEVTILVLKRIKKPNLVQHLLNINSTPKETLMDCQRKLKSNLRTKFQLPLQQATQSGKQIWMNELNNDLHIMEGKSRKVDMKQEFSQTATTSSKTANLEQTIHIEDIFKPCPGQHESVRTLMTKGVSGIGKTVITQKFARDWAEDKVDSDIEFLFPFTFQELNLLKDKNFSWVELLHHFFADTKEVGTFDKLQIAFIFDGLDEFQLPLDFHNNEILTDVNESASVDVLLTNLIMGKLFPSACLWITTTPEAAKQIPPEYIHMVTEMRGFTDAEKEEYFRRRFRHKELASKIITQIRASRSLHTMCRIPVFCWITGSVLESMLKTSDKRKLPKTLTEMYTQFLVVQSKQANVKYHEGAETDPPCTTKTSKMIVALGKLAFEQFQKGNLIFCEADLLDCGINIREASEYAKVFTQIFKKERGLNQDQSFCFVHSSCQVFMAAVYVFLSFINSDVNLFLEEKSTSLITDRSAVKHLYQSAIDKALQSPDEHLNLFLRFLMGLSLQTNQALLQDLLKQSGSSLQSIQETVQYIKMKIKENPSPERCFNLFHCLNEMKDDSLVEEIQHLNLRGLSTHKLSPTQWSDLVFILLSSESELDMFDLKKFSASEEGLLRLLPVVQASSLSLLSGCMLSERSCKALASVFSSLNSNLRELDLSYNHPNMTGVQELVGGLKNPQCTLKTLKLIGCGLSSHNCEDLSSALSSQSCSLIELDLSINNLEDSGMKWLSAGLQSPHCRLETLRLISCGLTWKCCDAVAFFVSSPSSSLRQLDLCVNNIGDSGVRVFSAGMESPHCKLETLRLRGCNLLEKSCEALAPVLSSQTSSLRELDLSNNYLQNSGVKFLSTGLDSPNCNLKSLRLSGCKLSERSCEALSSVLSSQTSSLGELDLSNNDVQDSGVKLLSTGLESTKCTMETLRLSGCQVTGKGCGSLVSALRSNPSHLRELDLSYNHPGDSGVSLLSAGLEDPEWRLDTLRVDHGGEQRLKSDLCKYSCELTLDPNTAHRRLILSENNRQVTLVKEEQPYRYHPERFDSTIQLLCSNGLTGRCYWEFQVGLYFCVAVAYGGITRRGKGKECTFSGNDKSWSLYYYNGQYYVWHNNTGTKICTPKDSTKRVAVYLDWSAGTVSFYRVSSDTLIHLYTFYSQFTEPLYPGFGFEIRHSPTNSCVFGSTVSLHQPDEEQLQSEA comes from the exons ATGGCAACACCCACAGAGCTGCTGGGAACTTTGGAATATTTGGCAGATGGAGAGTTTAAAAAGTTCAAATGGTTCTTGCAGCAGGCTGATGTTTTGGAAGGCTTCCCAGCTATCCAAAGGAGCCAGCTGGAGAACGCAGACAGGTTGGACACAGTTGATCAGATCATAGATACCTACAACAAAAATGCAGTGGAGGTGACCATATTGGTTTTGAAGAGAATCAAAAAACCTAACTTGGTGCAGCATTTATTAAACATCAACTCAACACCCAAAG AGACACTCATGGATTGCCAGCGTAAGCTAAAATCCAACCTCAGAACGAAGTTTCAGCTTCCACTTCAGCAAGCCACACAATCTGGAAAGCAGATATGGATGAATGAGCTAAACAATGACCTTCATATAATGGAGGGAAAGTCTCGAAAGGTTGACATGAAACAGGAATTCAGCCAAACTGCAACAACATCCAGCAAAACAGCTAATCTGGAGCAGACTATCCATatagaagacatctttaaaccTTGCCCTGGTCAACATGAATCAGTCAGAACATTAATGACAAAAGGAGTGTCTGGTATTGGGAAAACAGTCATTACACAGAAGTTTGCTCGGGattgggctgaagacaaagtcGACAGCGATATCGAGTTCCTCTTTCCATTCACTTTCCAAGAATTGAATTTACTTAAAGACAAAAACTTCAGCTGGGTGGAACTTCTCCATCACTTCTTTGCTGATACCAAAGAAGTGGGAACCTTTGATAAACTCCAGATTGCATTCATATTTGATGGTCTGGATGAGTTTCAACTTCCTCTTGACTTTCACAACAATGAGATCCTGACAGACGTCAATGAGTCAGCGTCAGTGGACGTGCTGCTAACAAACCTCATCATGGGGAAGTTGTTTCCTTCTGCTTGTCTCTGGATAACCACAACACCTGAGGCAGCCAAACAAATCCCTCCAGAGTACATTCACATGGTGACAGAGATGAGAGGGTTCACGGATgcagagaaggaggagtacttcaggagaaGATTCAGACATAAAGAGCTGGCCAGCAAAATCATCACCCAGATCAGGGcctcacgaagcctccacaccATGTGCCGCATCCCTGTTTTCTGCTGGATTACTGGATCAGTTCTGGAGAGCATGTTGAAAACCAGTGACAAACGGAAGCTTCCCAAGACCCTTACTGAGATGTACACACAATTCCTGGTTGTTCAGTCCAAACAGGCAAATGTCAAATACCATGAAGGAGCTGAAACAGATCCACCTTGTACCACCAAGACCAGCAAGATGATTGTCGcactgggaaaactggcttttgaacAGTTTCAGAAAGGCAACTTAATCTTCTGTGAAGCAGATCTTCTAGATTGTGGCATTAACATCAGAGAAGCCTCAGAATATGCCAAAGTTTTCACACAGATCTTTAAAAAAGAACGTGGGCTAAACCAGGACCAAAGTTTCTGCTTTGTCCATTCAAGCTGTCAAGTGTTTATGGCTGCTGTTTATGTCTTCTTGTCATTCATCAACTCTGATGTCAACCTTTTTTTGGAGGAAAAATCAACATCTCTCATCACAGACAGATCTGCAGTAAAGCATCTCTACCAGAGTGCAATCGACAAGGCTTTACAGAGTCCTGATGAACACTTGAACTTGTTCCTTCGCTTCCTCATGGGCCtctcactgcagaccaatcaagCACTTCTTCAAGACCTTTTGAAACAATCGGGAAGTAGCCTACAAAGTATTCAGGAAACAGTCCAGTACATCAAAATGAAGATCAAGGAGAATCCCTCTCCAGAGAGATGCTTTAATCTGTTTCACTGTCTTAATGAAATGAAGGATgattctctagtggaggagatccaacaccTGAATTTAAGAGGTCTGTccacacacaaactctctccTACTCAATGGTCAGATCTGGTTTTCATCCTACTGTCATCAGAGAGTGAGTTGGAcatgtttgacctgaagaaatttTCAGCTTCAGAGGAAGGTCTTCTGAGGTTGCTGCCAGTGGTTCAAGCCTCCAGTCTATCTCT GTTAAGTGGCTGTATGCTGTCTGAGAGAAGCTGTAAAGCACTGGCTTCAGTTTTCAGTTCTTTGAACTCtaatctgagagagctggacctgagttACAACCATCCGAACATGACAGGAGTCCAGGAGCTTGTAGGTGGTTTGAAGAATCCACAATGTACACTGAAAACTCTCAA GCTGATTGGCTGTGGTCTGTCATCTCATAACTGTGAAGATTTATCTTCAGCCCTCAGTTCCCAGTCCTGCAGTCTTATAGAGCTGGACTTGAGTATCAATAACCTGGAGGACTCAGGAATGAAATGGCTCTCTGCTGGATTGCAGAGTCCACACTGCAGACTTGAAACCCTCAG gttGATTAGTTGTGGGCTGACATGGAAATGCTGTGATGCTGTGGCCTTTTTTGTTAGTTCCCCATCCTCCAGTCTGAGACAGCTTGACCTGTGTGTGAATAACATTGGGGATTCTGGAGTGAGGGTATTCAGTGCTGGAATGGAGAGTCCTCACTGTAAACttgaaactctcag ATTACGTGGTTGTAACCTATTGGAAAAAAGCTGTGAGGCTCTGGCCCCAGTCCTCTCTTCCCAAACCTCCAGCTTGAGAGAGCTGGACTTGAGTAACAACTATTTGCAAAATTCAGGGGTGAAGTTCCTCTCTACTGGACTGGACAGTCCAAATTGCAACCTAAAATCTCTCAG GCTGAGTGGCTGTAAGCTGTCAGAGAGAAGCTGCGaggctctgtcctcagttctcagctcccagacCTCGAGTCTgggagagctggacctgagtaacaatgACGTGCAGGATTCAGGTGTGAAGCTTCTATCTACTGGACTTGAGAGTACTAAATGTACAATGGAGACCCTCAG GTTGTCAGGATGTCAGGTCACAGGTAAAGGCTGTGGTTCTTtggtctcagctctgaggtccaacccctcccatctgagagagctggacctgagctacaatcacccaggagactcaggagtgAGCCTGCTTTCTGCTGGACTAGAGGATCCAGAGTGGAGattggacactctcag AgtggaccatggtggagagcaGAGGTTAAAATCTGACCTGTGCAAGT ATTCCTGTGAGCTCACACTGGACCCAAACACAGCTCACAGAAGACTCATCTTGTCTGAGAACAACAGACAGGTGACATTGGTGAAGGAAGAACAGCCATATCGGTATCACCCAGAGAGATTTGATTCCACCATACAGCTGCTCTGTAgtaatggtctgactggtcgctgttactgggaatTTCAGGTGGGTCTTTACTTCTGTGTAGCAGTGGCTTACGGAGGAATAACCAGAAGAGGAAAAGGTAAAGAGTGCACGTTTTCTGGAAATGACAAGTCCTGGAGTCTATACTACTATAATGGGCAATACTATGTGTGGCACAATAACACAGGAACAAAGATATGTACCCCGAAAGACAGCACCAAGAGAGTGGCGGTGTATCTGGACTGGTCTGCTGGCACTGTGTCCTTTTACAGGGTTTCATCTGACACACTGATTCACCTCTACACCTTCTACTCCCAATTCACTGAACCCCTCTACCCTGGCTTTGGCTTTGAGATTAGGCATTCGCCTACTAACTCATGCGTTTTCGGTTCCACAGTATCTCTGCATCAGCCAGACGAGGAACAGCTTCAGTCAGAAGCCTAG